ACCTCGTCCACACAGTCCTCCAGCACATCGTTGATCACCAGATAGTCGTACCTGTCCATGCCTTTTGCTTCTTCCCTGGCACGTTCCATCCGGGAGAGGATCACTTCCATGGACTCTGTCCCCCGCTTCACCAGCCGGTCCTTCAACTCCCGGGCCGACGGCGGCGTCACGAAGAGAAGCAGGGTCTCCGGAAACTTCTCCTTCACCTTGAGGGCTCCCTGGATCTCGATCTCCAGGATCACATCCTTTCCTGCCTCAAGCTGCTCTTCCACGTACGCTCTGGGCGTTCCGTAATAATTATCCACGTATTTAGCATACTCTATCAATTGCTCTTTCGCAATCATTTTTTCAAATTCCTCTACCGTCCGGAAGAAATATTCTCTTCCCTCTTCCTCACCCGGCCGGGGGGCTCTGGTGGTGGCGGAAACAGAAAGGGCGTAATTGTCATATTTT
This window of the Massilistercora timonensis genome carries:
- the gmk gene encoding guanylate kinase, whose product is MSNKGILTVVSGFSGAGKGTIMKRLMEKYDNYALSVSATTRAPRPGEEEGREYFFRTVEEFEKMIAKEQLIEYAKYVDNYYGTPRAYVEEQLEAGKDVILEIEIQGALKVKEKFPETLLLFVTPPSARELKDRLVKRGTESMEVILSRMERAREEAKGMDRYDYLVINDVLEDCVDEVHRIIQGEHRKSFRNMDFIEKMRQELKGE